The genomic interval TTGAACCACAGCGCGAGGTACTCCGCCGTGCCGCCGAACACCGAGACGGCGATCGCGTACGGGAAGGCCACCCCCAGCGCGCGCACACCGGTGGGAAACAGCTCCGCCTTCACCACCGCATTGATCGCCGTGTAGCCGCTCACCACCAGCAGCGCGAGCGTGAGCAGCAGCAGCGCACCGGCGGTCGACCGCACCTGCGCCAGCGCCGTCAGCAGCGGCAGGGTGCCGAGCGTGCCCACCACACCGAAGGCCATCAGCACCGGCCGGCGGCCCACCCGGTCCGAGATGGCCCCGACCACCGGCTGCACGCACATGAAGATCGCCAGCGACGCGGCGGACACCGTCGTCGCGTCGGCCTTCGAGAACCCGGCGGTGTTCACGAGGAACTTCTGCGCGTAGGTCGTGAAGGTGTAGAACGCCACCGTGCCGCCGGCGGTGAGGCCGAAGACAGTCGCCACCGCGCGCGGATGCAGGCGCAGGCTCGCGAAGCCGCCCGGCCCCGCCGCTCCCGCGCGCGCGGCGGTGAACGCCGCCGTCTCGTGGATCCCGCGGCGCAGGTACACCGCCACCAGCGCACAGGCGGCGCCGATCACGAACGGGATGCGCCAGCCCCACGCCTCCAGCGCCGGCACCGTCATCGTGCGCTGCAGCACCAGCAGCACCCCGAGCGCCAGCAGCTGGCCCATGATCAGCGTGACGTACTGGAAGCTGGACCAGAACCCGCGCTGGCGCTGGCCGGCCATCTCGCTCAGGTACGTGGCGCTCGCCCCGTACTCGCCGCCGACGCTCACGCCCTGCATCATCCGCGCGAGCACCAGCAGCGCCGGCGCCGCCACGCCGATGCGCGCGTACGACGGCGTGATGGCGATCAGCAGCGACCCGGCGCACATCAGCAGCACCGACGCCGTCAGCGCCGTGCGGCGCCCGTGCCGGTCGGCGTAGCGGCCCATCAGCCAGCCGCCGAGCGGGCGCATGAGGAACCCGATGGCGAACACCGCTGCGGCGTTCAGCAACTGCGCGGTCTGGTCTGCCGGCGGGAAGAAGGCCTTCGCGAAGTAGAGCGAGAAGGCCGAATAGGCGTACCAGTCGTACCACTCGACGAGGTTCCCGACCGACCCGCCCACGATCGAGCGAAGGCGCTGGGACGCGCTGGGCGCGGCGGCGGGCATCATGCCGCAAGTCTACGCGGCGGTGCGGCCACGCGCGGCGACGACGCCGGTGCTACGGCTGGCCCACCACCCGCGTGCGGGCACCGTCGCGGCTGAACATCTCCACGCGGTCGGCCCGGCCGTCGCCGTTGCGGTCCGTCCAGATCTGCACCAGGCGGCCGTCGCTGTCGAACCACTGGACCCGATCCGGCAGTCCGCCGCGCGGCGGCATCGGGAACCGCGCCGCCACGTTCAGGCCTCCGAACCAGCGCTGCAGCTCGGCCGGTCGCTGCCCCTCGATCCACTGCATCGCACTGCGCATCCCCGGCAGCGCCGTCGTGTCGTCACAGCGTGCGTCGCGGGCGTCGATGCACCCGTCGCCGGTCACGGCACACGCACCATCGCGGTTCACGTCCGTGCAGGGCTCACGCATGCCGCGCAGGCCCGCCCGGGCACGCTCCTCGTCGCGCGCCGGACGCACGAGGGGTCGGGACCAGTCGTTCGCCGGCAGCCCGCTCCTGCGCACCTCGGGCCCGTAGATGACCGTGGCCCCGACAGGCTTGGCTCGCAGCGCTGAACGGCAGTCGGTCGGTGCCGGCTGCTGCACCGGAGGCACGTCGCGCAACCACACGCGGCACATGCCGGCTGGCGGGGCGTACGCGGGAGGCACGTCGGGCTGTGACGGGGACTGCGCGGGCAGCGCCGCGGCGCCGCCCGCCATCCCTGTCACCAGCATGCCCCAGAAGAGCCCCGTACGTCTCACTGCGCTGTCTCCTTCACCGGTGTGTGCATCGGTCGCGTGCCCGACGCTCATACCCCCGGGAAGCAGGGTCGGTGCCACGTCGCCCCAAAGCGCCAACTGCTCGCCGTGCAACGACTTACGGGCATCCCCCCGCCCCGGCCTCCGGTGTGCGTCGTCCACTCGGGTGGACAGCTGTCCCACCACCGACGTCACAGCGGAAAGTTCCCGTCCAGCGTCAGTCGCCGAACGAGATCCCGGTCGCGCGCGCCGTGCGCACGATGTCGTGGTTCGGGTCGACGCGCTTCACCTCGCGCAGCGCCTCCACGATCGGGATGGTCACGATGTTCGGCGAGTGCAGCGCCACCATGTGGCCCCACCGCGCCTCGGCCACCGCCCGCACCGCCTCGCCACCGAAGCGGGTCGCC from Gemmatimonadaceae bacterium carries:
- a CDS encoding MFS transporter, with the protein product MMPAAAPSASQRLRSIVGGSVGNLVEWYDWYAYSAFSLYFAKAFFPPADQTAQLLNAAAVFAIGFLMRPLGGWLMGRYADRHGRRTALTASVLLMCAGSLLIAITPSYARIGVAAPALLVLARMMQGVSVGGEYGASATYLSEMAGQRQRGFWSSFQYVTLIMGQLLALGVLLVLQRTMTVPALEAWGWRIPFVIGAACALVAVYLRRGIHETAAFTAARAGAAGPGGFASLRLHPRAVATVFGLTAGGTVAFYTFTTYAQKFLVNTAGFSKADATTVSAASLAIFMCVQPVVGAISDRVGRRPVLMAFGVVGTLGTLPLLTALAQVRSTAGALLLLTLALLVVSGYTAINAVVKAELFPTGVRALGVAFPYAIAVSVFGGTAEYLALWFKQLGHEGWFYWYVSACIAASLVVYATMPETRHSAVMTD